The sequence below is a genomic window from Lolium perenne isolate Kyuss_39 chromosome 4, Kyuss_2.0, whole genome shotgun sequence.
cacatctaatacgcgtctccgccaccgccctttcgccaccgccaccggtctctcggtcacgcggtcactgcgtcccccctctcgcctccctcgtcgccctctctctttatatgtagaagagatgtgataatgcatatacacaattaatttttttgactacatgttttcaggactgacatatggcggacgatagagctgacccgattatggacaactatgatccggacgctgaagaccatattttcggcatcataaaaggcgatattctatatgtaccgaccggacaagaagaagatgatatctcttcttatctgaaccttgagggtgaagatgaagggcgccgtcagcaagatgatgccgaagaaacgtcgataaaccacgatcttcaattggaagtagcaaccacctccggcgccgaggtatatatatacattgagcctctggtgatacaaactaactgatttgaataaatatgtgtgtactaacgtgcgcgactctctttcttattttagccctcggccggatcgtcaaaacaatcgagtacgtcgtcaaagcgtggcgcaaccaagacgatgaaaccaggagaaacatgcaccatcgagattgtcgaggaagcaaccggcaggccgctggagccccgcaagaacgccactaagtttatcagccaatgcggagccgttgttagagacaacgtctcgatcaccgtccaggagtggaatcagccaaagaaggcacgtcttggtttcacttttgtcgataagagaacaaaaaaagattgcttcaacaagcttatggaacatttcgttctacctccggaataccacaaatacgatgaggagggtaacaagattgaggaaaacaaggagaggtgcaagctagtcaaacagttcgctcttcataagatgtccgacgcattccggaaatacaagcaaaatctagcccatgactttgtcaagcagaacaagactccggatttcaaaggacaatatgagaaactgcaacatgattggccagaatttgtgaagcaaaagaaatcggagcagttccttcaaatatcgaaaaaaaaattaaggaaaatgcggctaagaaggagtacaatcatattatggggccaggagggtatcgcctttggatgcctaggtgggagaagatggagaacgagctgagggcgcgagaaatccgtccaggtacggagggatgggacccaagggccaaaagctggtggtacgagcatgggggatcgctgaacccggagacaggggagtgtgtttaccagggcaaaataattaaacccacccaaaagcttattgaggcaatgagggatgctcaagaggggaggatcaagttcaacagagagaacgacgccctgacaaaagccctcgggaatcctgaacacggaggacgtgtacgaggcatggggcacattccgtggaaagtagggttcccccagaacgatgacccataCGGTTACGtgtcgtaagagaaagatggatcgggaagcagatgttgtggcgcggttggcatcggaaatggatgtgatgaagaaaaccgtgagtgtactagtagccgaaagagatgcagctcgggcgcagcatgaagatcatccattggatctcggaagccagcagcggagaagcagcgtggcttccacggaggccccaccggctggtgcaccgatgatcgaaattactgcaccggagcctctggtggtcgaaattactgcaccggagcctcctcgctaccccgtggacgatataaaggagatgaaagcatgtcatctgtattatcctatcgggaacatgtccatgaaggtagccatcggcagtgctttaccacctggagcactccaccacaacaaccccattcaagatggctatgctcgtgtcacggtggagaacatagtccaagggtttgaggacctggacattgacattgctacacctgaaggggcgacaagacttggagatgtcaagcgccagttcattctatggcaaaagaagtttatcaagtttccaggcgaggcgccaacaagtccacccccctacggtggtggtggtggcggcggtggcggtggtggtggtggtgcttcacctacacctccttcacgtcagccgacgccgccccccaattcacctccggcgggtaagcagccgccgccccctagtccgccccgggcgggtaagcagacgccgccccccaatccacctccggcgaagaagcagaagcagcagtcctggattattaacccggacccttatgtacctaagataacaaaggtaccggagccatcactgaagcctctccccacgaggccttgggaacgtagtgccgaggaagtcgaggcggccgcgactgctgaatatgagaaatggaaggtggactgcaagaagaaaagagagcccgagcccaagccagtattttctgatgagcaaaagaagtgggctaagtcatttttgaacacaccgtcccaagtcgcgaagaatctgcctgacgactatgcacgtgaacttcgtaatcaggcacgcatgttcaaggagaagaaagaggagaccgagaaagcggaattacaaagtgcacaaagcgggaaacgagttgcccagctcggggaacaaagtaaacaatcgattgccccgcttatagtgacagccgccggtccggatgcccccgatatcatagaagttgcggcagcacatggattgactgtaacgagtgccagagaacaagcggccaacttaggtattactcttcgtgaactgttaggccttgatgaggcgccagtgaaggaggtagtacttacatatgtgaagaatgggcctctcgtcgagcctgcgcaggaagaggatctacctccacaaatgaaaggtctgctgaaatggtacaagggttacatagaaaataaaaacgccaaagattatatttatgcggaagttggatatgagcatcgcTTCAAACATTACTctttacaaattcatctgagtgaattgttccagcttttcaatctgcgcgagctcgacaaatctatcatcagttgctacgttctgtaagtgatttatttctaccccatctcgttcatattgcttgcactatatatatatgtcctaaactatattgttgtgtccgctattatacatgcagaatgaagattaaggaatgcagagtaaggagcatccatgatgttgggttcattgacccacacatcgttaatggatatacgttacagcatcaccccgccgacgtggaggaagacctgtggcggtttcttgataagcaggaactcaaaagtgatattctatttccttaccattttgggtgagtgtttatgtcttgagcacattctcttttgtttactccatgcatggtatgtggccggctaatcgatgagttatgcatgacgtactgtgcatgtatcgtgtccgcaggttccactggattctgctagtaattaaagttgacaaatcagaatgtctcgtccacgactctctgaatatggataaggcgcgttgggccgacatgagacaaatgattcaaaagtaattgttttcattcatttgcgctctatatcgatcggcctatttcgttcatttcctaattaagcttcaagtaattaactaataactctcttgttcatttaattttctttgcctcgtagggtttggagatggttctcagatacaaaggtcggtgaattcaaaaaagagctacatttcatgcggtcaaaggctaagaatggtggcgatattcagccaccgggaaccaatctgtgtggatactatgtctgtgagatgatccggagatacacctctgagcgcgttccgagtgatctcaatgctcagaggaataacctccggatgatgcttagtccagaagctcgcttccgaccacttcaagaggaactagctggatggttcaggagggaagtcctcgatcctaaaggagaacaccattgcgaggacgtagaactatacatgcattaaattatgtatggaaacttgttcaaacttgtatatggtcatccgatgatattgaatatatattgtatattcctcttgaattctttttggttctaatttcaaatttgtttggaaTTGTACATttatatgcatgtatatatgtagtaccgtagaatatgtgaaactccttcaaaattacaataaagcacaaaagaaataaaacaatacaaattaaatagaaaacaggtttgggggggggggggggcaggtttaggggggcctaaaaccctaaacctgcggcggcctttagtcgcggttggccagaagaaccgcgactaaaggtcctccgccccgacggtcgcctggcgcccacatggacgggcctttagtcacggttcgtaatcaaccgcgactaaagagggggcctttagtcgcgcttaattggtcgcggttgcgcaaccgcgactaatgacagttgcgaaccgcgaccaaaggccctttttccaccagtgtattTTCCTTTCATTTGTCTACCCCCTTTAGCATAGACTTTGCTCACAACCAAGTAGTTTGGCATATTAAGAGGCTTCATATTGGGCCTCCCGAAATTAAACAATGCACTCTCATGGAAATAAATTTTGAATCCTAAAAAGGCTCGAACACTGACAAGTTAATTTTAGATTCTTAGCTTTTTTGAGATCGCGATCCATAAAAAGAATGGTATTGTCCGCGTGCGGGATACATACATAAATGACAAGGACATGCATTGCTCAGTTATTTCAATGACTGCCCGCATACTAAAGACATCCATACAGTACTATAGTACGTTGAAAGGACTCTGAGCAACAACCAGGTCGTGCACTCCTGCATGGTTCGACCTAATTTCAAGTAGGAATACACTCAACATGTAGCACGTACAATTCCAAGGACATACACATACAATTCCAAGGCCATACACATACAATTCTAAGGAGAGGCATTTTGAGTAGGACGTACTATAAGCAGCTAGTGCTTTAGCACGTCGGGAATGACCACCGGATACCTGTGAATGGACGTGGCCCATGGCCCATCGGCATTACGGGCAGGCTCGATGCACTCCCACGCCGCGCTGTTGCACTTGAACCCTGAGCCGAATCCGATCATCCAAACACGATCGCCCTTGCGCATCCGTCCTTTAGCCTCCATGTAGGCTAGCTCGTACCACAACGAGCTACTGGACGTGTTTCCGAACCGGTGCAGCGTCATCTTCGACGCCTCCACCTGCTCGTCGGAGAGGGAGAGGCTTTTCTGCAGCTCATCTATTACCGCCCGGCCGCCGGCGTGAATACAGAAGTGCTTGAACGCCTTGGAAAAGTTTGGGATGTAAGGCTTGGTTCGGGCACGGAACACCTTCCGTGCAACGAGGGAGAGCGCGAAAAGAAGCTGCTCGCGGAGCGGCAAGACGAGCGGCCCGATCCTGGTGATGTTGGCCTCCAGAGACTTGCCGGCGATGACCATCAGGTCCTTGCTGAGGTTGATCCCGACGTTCccctcgtcgtcctcctgctgAAACACGCACCGGTAAGCGCTGTCGTTCCCGGCGCCGGTGTGCGTGCGCACGAGGTGTTTGAGGCGGAACCGAGCTTTCACGGGAGACGTCGACAGcagcgccgccgctccgccgACGCGGAACAGGCAGTTGGGCAGGAGCATCGCGCGCTCGTTGCCGACGTAGTAGTTCGGGGTGATGGTCTCCGTGGAGACGACCAGCGCGTGGGAGCCCCGGGGAGCGACCTGCAGGAGGTTCCTCGCGAGCCCCACGGAGATGAGCCCCGCGCTGCACCCCATGCCGGAGAGGTTCATGCTGCGGATGTCGCCGCGCAGGTTGTACTTGTGTATGATCATGTCGACCAAGGATGGCGTGGGGCAGAACAGGCTGCAGTTGACGACGAGGATGCCGATTGCGTCAGGGGCGATGCCGGTCTTGGCGAGGAGGTCGTCGATCGCCGAGAAGACGACGAGTTCGAACTCGGCGCGGGCGTTGTCGAGGGTGCAGTACTCGTGCGTCGGGACGAAGTTGTGCGCTGCCGGCAGGCAGGTCTCCTCCCCGAGCCCGGAACGCTCCAGCAGCCGCGAAATGAAACGGACGCTGCGCTCGTTCATGCTAGGCGTTTTCTTGTTGTGCTCTACAAATGAGGCCATGGGGATGCGGGCGAGGGGGTGGTTGAAGGAGGAGTGGAAGCAGGCGTAGTCGGTCAGGTACACGGTGCATGGGCGACGCATTAGGTAGAAGATAACCGCCGCGGCCGGGAGGAAGCCGGTGAAGAATAGGTGCACGGGCTGAAGCTCACGGACCAGGCTGGTCAGCTCCTCTGTCCCCAGCCGCATCAGGGCGACGAGAGACGCAGCCGCGAGGGAGACGAGGAGAACGGGCTGGAAGTTGTCCACGAATCGGTGGTATGCGGCCTTGACACGCATGGGCTGAACAGAAGAGCTCATGCTGTTTAC
It includes:
- the LOC127332427 gene encoding 3-ketoacyl-CoA synthase 5 is translated as MSSSVQPMRVKAAYHRFVDNFQPVLLVSLAAASLVALMRLGTEELTSLVRELQPVHLFFTGFLPAAAVIFYLMRRPCTVYLTDYACFHSSFNHPLARIPMASFVEHNKKTPSMNERSVRFISRLLERSGLGEETCLPAAHNFVPTHEYCTLDNARAEFELVVFSAIDDLLAKTGIAPDAIGILVVNCSLFCPTPSLVDMIIHKYNLRGDIRSMNLSGMGCSAGLISVGLARNLLQVAPRGSHALVVSTETITPNYYVGNERAMLLPNCLFRVGGAAALLSTSPVKARFRLKHLVRTHTGAGNDSAYRCVFQQEDDEGNVGINLSKDLMVIAGKSLEANITRIGPLVLPLREQLLFALSLVARKVFRARTKPYIPNFSKAFKHFCIHAGGRAVIDELQKSLSLSDEQVEASKMTLHRFGNTSSSSLWYELAYMEAKGRMRKGDRVWMIGFGSGFKCNSAAWECIEPARNADGPWATSIHRYPVVIPDVLKH